Proteins from a single region of Triticum urartu cultivar G1812 unplaced genomic scaffold, Tu2.1 TuUngrouped_contig_542, whole genome shotgun sequence:
- the LOC125529196 gene encoding protein H2A.6-like has protein sequence MAGRKGGERKKAVTRSVKAGLQFPVGRIGRFLKKGRYAQRVGSGAPVYLAAVLEYLAAEVLELAGNAAKDNKKTRIVPRHLLLAVRNDQELGRLLAGVTIAHGGVIPNINPVLLPKKSAAAAEKEATKSPKKKTTAKSPKKMTAATKE, from the exons ATGGCCGGGAGGAAGGGCGGCGAGAGGAAGAAGGCGGTGACCCGGTCCGTCAAGGCCGGGCTCCAGTTCCCCGTCGGCCGCATCGGGCGCTTCCTCAAGAAGGGCCGCTACGCGCAGCGCGTCGGCTCCGGCGCCCCCGTCTACCTCGCCGCCGTCCTCGAGTACCTCGCCGCCGAG GTCCTGGAGCTGGCTGGCAACGCGGCCAAGGACAACAAGAAGACCCGCATCGTGCCGCGGCACCTGCTTCTCGCCGTCCGCAACGACCAGGAGCTCGGCAGGCTGCTGGCCGGCGTCACCATCGCCCACGGCGGCGTGATCCCCAACATCAACCCCGTGCTGCTCCCCAAGaagtcggccgccgccgccgagaaGGAGGCCACCAAGtcgcccaagaagaagaccacCGCCAAGTCCCCCAAGAAGATGACCGCCGCCACCAAGGAGTAG